A window of Methanocaldococcus vulcanius M7 genomic DNA:
GGAAAGGTAGTGAAGAAGAGAGATTAAAACTTCTCAAGAAGGCAATAGAATGCAACGCTAAATTTGTAGATATTGAATTAAAAGAGAAGAAAAATAAAGACCTTGTAAATTTTAGAAATGAGATAGGTTCAAAAACAAAAATTATAATATCCTACCACGATTTTGAAAAAACTCCTTCAAAAAAAGAGTTAGAAGAAGTGGTAGAAAAAGCTTTGGAGTTAGGAGATATAGCAAAGTTTGCAACAATGGTAAATGACAAGAAAGACGTTTTAAAAATTTTACATACAATCTATAAATATTCTGGAAATATAATCGGGATAGGAATGGGAGAAAAAGGGAAATTAACAAGAATATTAGGTATTTACTTTGGATCAGTATTAACCTTTGCTTCATACGGGGGAAAGAGCTCCGCTCCTGGACAGATAGATGTATTCTCC
This region includes:
- the aroD gene encoding type I 3-dehydroquinate dehydratase, translating into MICLPVVENSVEKALKVAEEYLKVSDIVEFRVDMMNNVKEEDIEKFSKYPCIITVRPKWEGGFWKGSEEERLKLLKKAIECNAKFVDIELKEKKNKDLVNFRNEIGSKTKIIISYHDFEKTPSKKELEEVVEKALELGDIAKFATMVNDKKDVLKILHTIYKYSGNIIGIGMGEKGKLTRILGIYFGSVLTFASYGGKSSAPGQIDVFSLKEIWKELGIDKVE